The window TGATTCCCCCAAAATCGGCAAGGACTGATATCCCTATCTTACTGACGCAGTGCTCACATACTGCAGGTGAAGCATCCGGATAACCTCATACACGCTGGTTGCCGGTTTTCTTTCCCACTAACCAAACTCCGCTGACGATCAGCAAGGCCGCCAAAACCTTAGGCCAGGTCAGGTGTTCGCCCAGGAAAAACACGGCGATGATGGTGGCGAAGATGGGCTGGGTATAAATATAGCTACCGGTAATGCCGGCCCCCAGCTTGCTGATGCCATAAATATTGAAAAGGTAAGCGAAGAAGGTTGCGCCCAATACGATCAGGGCTAAGGCTGCCCATTCCTTTTCCTGGAAGCCACTCCATTGCACTGCCTTGAATTCTTCCCAGCCAAAGAAGACCATGAATGGAAGGCCAAGGGTGAATACCCACCTGATCACATGGGTTGGGCGGTAGGCCTTCATCAGCGGTTTGACCAGTGCAAAATAGAAGGCATAGGAAATAGCATTGATAATGATGAGTATATTACCGACCAGGATATTATTACCACCCCCCTTTGACTCTTTGCCGGCTACCAGTAAGGCAGCACCCCCGATACCGAGGGATAATCCCAGGATCTTCCAAATTGTTAGCGACTCCTTGTCTAGCCATGCGGCCACGAAGGTGATGAATATGGGGGTAACCAGGATCAGCAGGGCCGCGTGGATACTGAGTGTCATGGATAAACCCTTGATGAAGAGCAGTTGGTTGATGACCACCCCCGTGAGGCTGCATAAAAAGAACCTTGGGAAATGCTCCTTCCTTATCCCGGCCTTGGATGGATAGAATAAAAGGAGCAGCCAGAAAAGGATCACGCAAATACCCACCCTTATCATATTCAGGCCGAAGGGCTGGATAAATCCCCTGGTGATATGCTGGACCGCACTGAAATTGATACCGAAGAATACGTTGGCTGCCAGGACAGCCAGATGGGGTTTAAGATCGCGTTCCAATTTTTTGCCGCAAAGGTAGGCGAAAGCGGATTCAACCACTGCCCCTTGAGCGAGATGGTCAGGAACCGAACAGACTTACCAGGTCTAATTGATCCTGGTGGAAACTCCTGATACGACCTGTTGAACTATGAAGTTTGGCCAGGTATTCCTGCTCGGTTTGGCCAGGGGTGGGAACCATGATGCAATCCTTTCCTAGTGGCAGTAGGTCCATGATGGTGCTATAGCCGCTTCGGCTTACTATACTCCTGGCATTGGCTATTTCCCCAATCAAAGCTGGGGTGGCCAGGTGGTTGAATACCTGGATATCGGGGCCGGTGGGCGGAATTTGGCTGGTGCCGGGCAGGCCGCGCACCAGAACAACTTTCAATCCGGGTAATTTCTTCAGTTCCTTGAGCACCTGGTCCTCGAGCAGACTGCGCTGGGGTTCAGGGCCCGAAAGCAATACCAACAGGTCGATAGAAGGCTTGGGTGGATGGACGAACGATCCGGGTTGGATCCTGCTCAGGGGGCCAAGGTAATGTATGGGTACGGAGGGCAATTTCGCAGGGTGCGACAATTCACCGGCCAGGCCCGGATAAACGGGGTCATCAGGCACCCAGCAGGAGCTGAACCTGTTGATGAACCGGTACAATTGCTTTTGCAGCAAGCGGTCAGCCCATGGCCCCAATGGGGTTTTGACCAGCAATTGATGGGTGATGAAATGGCAGGGAATGCCGGGATGGAAAAGTCCATAGCGGTTGTCACTGATCACCACATCGATACCGTGACTGGTCACAACAGTTCTTAGCCATGCGTGTTCCCTCCGGATGGCGCGAAGGATGGATGGGACACTTGCGGAGAGTTTGAGGATGGTTGCGGTCCGTTTTTTGCTGTAACTAACCTTGTAATCAGGGATCTCCAGAATCTTCAGTCCGGGAAAGGATTCAGCCAGCAAAGCCCTTTGGGGACCGTTGGCGGCCAGGATCACCTGGCATTTTATTTCGCTGGTAAGGAACCGGATGATCGGAATACAACGTGTGGCATGCCCTAATCCCCAATCCAACGGTGCAACCAAAACCCTGGAGTTTTGTTGAATATTGAGGATATTTTTTAAAATAGGGTTATTCACACATAATTTTTTTCCGGAAAAACTGTTTAAATTAGAAATCAAATCTATGAAGAAGACAGTAAGGTACATCGCCTTTATCCTGCTGATTAGTAGCATAGCAGTCGGATGCGCGAGTAGCGGTAGGTCCGGAAAGGGCTGTGGCTGTAACCTTCATAAAGGCTATGTAGGGTATTAAAATCTAATGACATGAAAGCGCCTAACCGCGATTTGCTTGTACTGGTTAAGAATCATCGCTATGATGAGGAAGCAATGGAGCTGGAGATAGCCCAGTTGCACAGGTTATTGATGGAGGTGGAAACTTCCAGGACCTTCTCCTGTGTCTATGAGATCATAGATATGAACAGGTATAAGATCCATACAGATGGGCGGAAAGTGATTCGCTACATCAATGAAGGAGAGAAGCCATTCATCTTCTTTAACAACAAGAACTAAAAACGCACTTCCAATAAAAAACCCGTCCTGTTTGGGACGGGTTTTTTTATTTATACTTCACGGTTATTTCAATTTCACCAATGCTGCCTTCAACAATTGCAGCATGCCGTCTATGTCTTCCTGCTTGCAGGTTCCAACACTCAAACGGTACCAGGGTGAATTCTTTGCCGCACCAAAAGCGTAGAAAGGAACAACTGCCAGCTTGGCCTCATTCAACAGGTAATCAGATACATCAGCCTGTGTTGCCAGCAACTTTCCATCTGCTGTATGCTTACCAACCAGGTCGATCTTGATGGTGAGGTAAATGGCAGCCTGTGGGGCAATGGCATCAACGTTCAAGCCTTCTGCCTTCAACGTCATCAGGCCATTGTAGATACCACGCAAACGGTCTTCCACTGCTGTTTTGAACTGGCTGAGGTAGTTGGAGATCGCGGGTTTGTTGTGCAGGAATCTGGCAGTAGCCTTTTGCTCTGCCATCGGCGCCCATGCACCCACATGGGTGAGGATAGCCTTCATCTTATTGATGATGGTAGCCGGACCAAAACTCCAACCCACCCTTACGCCGGTGGCGGCAAAGACCTTACTGATCGCGTCAATGAAAACAGTGTATTGACGCATTTCAGGACGCAGGCTAACCGGGTTGTAATGTTGGATATCACCGTAGGTAAGGTGCCAGTACATCTGGTCATACATGACATAGAGTTTCTTCTCTCCCTCACCGCGGCGGGCATTCTCTGCAAGGACAAGGTCACAGATCTTTTCCAGTTCTTCCTTACTGAAAACAGTACCGGTTGGGTTTTGAGGAGAACAGAGGGCAAGCAGGGTTGCACCTTTCAGCAGTGGTGCCAGTTCGGCAGCAGTAGGCATGAAGTTGGCTTCGGGGCCGGCTTCTACCACCACATGTTCTGCACCTACGAAATGGGTATAGTGGTTATTGTTCCAGGAAGGAACGGCATAAACCACCTTGTCGCCCTGGTCCACGATGGCGCGGAATAGCGCATAGATCAAAGGACGGCCGCCTGCAGCTACCAGGTATTCAGCCGGACTGTAATCCAGGCCTTCCCATTCCTTGATAAAGGCTGCCAATGCTTCGCGCAGGTCGGGATTACCTTCAGCAGAGGGATAGTTGGTGAAGTGCTGGCGATAGGCTTCAACGATCTCATTTTCCAATTCCTTCGGAATAGGAAACACCTTCGGGTCAAAATCCCCTACAGTAAAATTGTAGATCTTTTCGCCCTGGCGGATCTTTTCGCGGATCTCGCCACCCAGTTTCACGATTTCCGAACCAATCAGGGTTTCGGATAGATAACTCAGTTTCATTTCGTGGTGATTTGTTGAATCAGGCGCAAAAGTAAGGCTAATAGTTGTTAGTTTTTGTCATAAAAAGGTAATCAGGATGCTTAAATAGGGTATGGTATATGGGCGTCCATGGTTTTCCTTCCCATTGGGTTCTCCTGAAAAGCTACTGTATCCCAAATCTACTCACCTCATCAGGGTCTGCTTAAAGGGCTATCGTGTACCCCATCTTCACCCCATCAGGGTCTCCCGAAGGGGACCCTGATGAATAGATGGAGGGAGGTTTAATTTTCATTTTTTTAGCGCAAAGAGCGCCCACAACAGTGCTGTTGGGGCAGGCAAAAGGGTGGGTAAGCTTTTGAGGGGTTTTTGAGAACGCAAAGCATTGGCTGCGCCAATGTGAACCCATCCAATTTTCACCCCATCAGGGTCTCCCGAAGGGGACCCTGATGAATAGCAGGAAAGCTATTTATCGGGGACTTTAGAAGAGAATTCCTATGAGGTGATAAGATTTTATACCCCCCGTCGCCCCCGTTGTGCCTTATGACAAACGGATAATAACAACGAAAACAATTTCTAACCCCATCAGGGTCTCCCGGAGGGGACCCTGATGAATAGTAGGGTGGGTGTGCATCGGGGTCCCCATTGGGAGACCCCGCTGAGGAAAAAAATTTACTACCCCCGTCGCCCCTATTGTGTCTTATGACCAACGGGTAGTTGGAAGTTGAGCTTAGCTGTTGAAAGCATACATATTTCGTCTTGTATACATCGGGGTCCCCTGTGGGAGACCCCGCTGGGGTTAAAATATATGTGTGCACACCGTAGCCTCTATGAAGGACCCCAATGGGATAAAAATAATGTTGCGCCCCATGACCAACAGGCCCTTGGAGGACAGGGTGGGGAAATGTGATATTGTTCACATACAAAAGGAAGGCTATGGATTAGCTTTGCATAAAATTTTTCAAATGGCGACGATCAAAATGACCACGGCAGATTTTAAGGAGAAAGTTTTTAATTACGATACGGAAAAGGAGTGGAAATATGCGGGCCAATTACCAGCGATCATTGATTTTTACGCTGACTGGTGCGGTCCCTGTAAGATGGTAGCCCCCATTTTGGAAGAACTTTCTGAAGAATATGCCGGCAAGTTGCTGATCTATAAAGTGGATACGGAAGAAGAAATGGAATTGTCTGCTGCTTTTGGCATCCAGAGCATCCCGACCCTCCTTTTCATCCCCGTTGAAGGACAGCCCATGATGCAACCTGGAGCTTTCCCAAAGAACATTTTTAAAAAAGTTATTGAAGAGCACCTGCTGGCAAAGGTTGGTTGATCAATACCGGATGTGTTAGCATACTAGATCGTCCGGAGCAGTTTACTCCTCGCGATCAGGCATCCGCCGATTACACCGGCATCTTCCCCTAATACAGACAAGGCAAGGGTAGAATCGCTGTTCACCAGGCTAAGTGAATACTTGTTCAATGCACTCCGGATCGGGAGCCTGATATAGTCTCCCGTTTCGGCCATGGTGCCACCTAGTATCACCATTTCAGGGTTGAAGATATTGATGAGGATGGCAAGCGCTTTCCCGATCTTCTCGCCAATGGCGGCAATCAGTTCAATGGAAAGTACATCTTCTTTCTGGGCAGCATCAACGATATCCCGTAACCGAAGTTCATCCATTCCTTTCAGTTTCTTAAGTAGCACAGAAGAAGAGCCCTGTTCGATCTTCTCCCTGAATAGCTTTACCAGGGCCTGGCCGGAGGCCTCTGTCTCCAGGCAGCCCTTCTTTCCGCAATGGCATATGATCTCGTTGTAGAAAATGGGGATATGCCCGAACTCACCACTATAGCCCGATTTGCCATAGTATAGCTTCCCGTCAATGAAAATTCCCATTCCAATCCCGTAATCGAGGTACACGTACAACACATTCTTTTCAGTAGTAACCACGCCATTGCTCATCTCCCCGAATGCGGCTGAGCGGGCGTCATTCTCCAGGTAGGTGCGGATACCTAGTTCCTTTTCAAGGGTAGTACTCAGGGATTCCTCATGGAAATGGAAGAAGTTGAAGTTGAAACCGGTGGCGGTATTGATGCGGCCGGCAATATTGATACCAAGCGCCAGCACTTTTTCCTTGGCAACCGGCATGGTATTGATGAAGTTGCGGATGATCCTCAGCAGCTCCTGGTAGGATTCTTCCGTATTCTCCAGCTGGTAGGGAATTTGTTTGTTAACGGAGACCAGGTTCTTCTTGAAATCCAGTAAGCCAATATTGATATAATAGCGTTTGATGTCTACTCCAATAAAATAAGCCGCCTCAGGTGCCAGTCCATACAGGCTTGCCCTCCTGCCCCCTGTTGAATCGATCTTCCCATAGTCACGGATCAGCTCTTCCACCATCAGCTCATTGATCAGGCTGGTGGTCTTGGGTATACTGATATTTAGTTCCTGTGTCAGTTCCGTAATAGTGGTCTCCCCATGCTGGTCGAGGTAATTGATAATGGCCCTTTTTAATGCCTTGTTCTTTAAGGCAACCCCGGTGGCATTGTCCTCGGTGAAAACTTCCAGGATGGTAGAATGGGCTGACATGAACTGATTTTGTTGGTGGAGGCTAATTTAATCGATTAGCCACAAAAACTTAAATGTGTTCAACCAAACTTTGTTCAATTATTAATAAAGATGTGTTCAAACAAAATAATATTTTAAGAACTTAACTGCTAATTGCCCTAATAGTCAGTAGGAAACGCTGATTTCCCAATAATAAAATTGGCTCAATGGCCAAAATGAGTTACACCCGGCTCTTATATGTAGTTTTTAGGGATTTGAAAGCATATCAGCTTCATTATCAATAAGATCGTTTGTTGATTTATTGAAAAATCGGTTCTTGTTAAATGATCAACTTGATTTTCAGACCATTTGGATTAATTTATTACGTGCAATAAGGCAAGCTCCTATATAGCCAGCTTTTTCACCCAGAACAGATGTTTTCAGCTGGGAATCCGAATTTACCAGACTAAGGGAATATTTGCTAAGCGCACTTTTAACAGGCAAGCGAAGTATTTCCCCGGTTTCGGCAAGCGTACCACCAAGAATTACCAAATCCGGGTTGAAAATATTTATTACGATCGCAATAGCTCGACCAATTTTTTCACCAATATGGCCAATAAGTTCAATTGAAAGAACATCATCGTTATTGGCCGCCTCTATAATATGGCGAAGCCGGATAGATTCTATGGTTTTTACCTTATCCAGGATCAATGACGTAGAGCCAGACAACAGTTTCTCTTTAAAAGCTTTTTGGAGTGCAGAACCGGAAGCTTCTGTTTCGAGGCAGCCTTTTTTACCGCAATGGCAAATTCTCTCATTGTCGAAGATTGGAATATGACCGAGTTCGCCTGAGTAACCAGATTTTCCGTAATACAGGTTTCCATTGATATACATGCCCATTCCTATGCCATGGTCAAGGAAGATATACAAAATATTTTTATCCCTTTCCGTTGACATATTCATTATTTCACCATAGGTGTTTGCCCTGGCATCGTTTTCCAGAAAGGTGCGAATGCCTAATTGTTTCTCAAGCACCACTGTCAAAGGCTCTTCTTGAAAGTGGAAATAGCTGAAACTGAAGCCATTTGTATGGTTAATTCGACCGGAAAGATTCACACCCAGGGCCAGAAGATCATTTTTGTACTGTGGGAAGTCATCTATGAATTTTCTTATAATGGCAATCAGGTTTTGGAGGGCTTCTTGAGAGTTCTCAAGGTTATATGGAATACGCTCCCTAACTGAAACCAACTCCTTATTAAAGTTCATTAAGCCGATATTAATGTAGTCTTTTTTAACATCGACTCCTAAAAAGTAGGCGGCTTTAGCATTTAGTCCATACAGGTAGGGCTTTCTTCCGCCAAGGGTTTCAGTTTTCCCATAATCCTGGACAATCCCTGAATCAATGAGTTCACTAATAAGGCTAGTCATTTTAGGAACACTGATTGTAAACTCCTGAGCTAGGTCTGTAATAGTTGAATGTCCCTTTCTATCCAGTAGCTGCATTATTTGTCGTTTCAGCGCCTTGTTCTTATGTGCTACACCGGTTATTGTATCATCCGAGAACAAAGTAAGAAGGGTATTTGCTCCTACCATGTATTTAGAATTTTTGTCAATCAATAAAAGTAAAGACAATTAATCATTTTCCAGGCTGACTTTAAATAAAAACAGAACAAAATTTATTAAAGTAATTATTATAATAAATTTTTTAACTATTCAATTCCCTCTCTTATTCCTCTGGTTATTACATTTTTTCTAACTATTTCAAAATCAATTATTTAAAATACACCTTTTTGAGATCCTCATGATTGAAAAATAAAATATTTTATTACTAGATAAGTTTATGAGAAAAATTTTTATCAAATAGGCTATGATTTGAAAAAAGTTTTTAAATTTAAAAAAATTATTATCTAGACGCATATAGTATATTTTTTAATTAAATAGGCTTACGTCTATTAATTTTTTTTCTAACCAAAAGCTAATCTCATGAGAAAAGTTCTTCTGCTTGCTTTATTGCCATTGATATGGCTGGCAGCCTGTCAAAAGGAAAAGGGCGCTAGCCCTTATGATCCGGGGACTCCAGTCTCCGTTTCTTTGATTCCCAAGGTAAAATCATTTTCCCCGTCAACTGGTAAAACTGGAGATACCATCTTGATTAACGGATTCAATTTCAAGGAAGCATCAAAAGTGATGTTTGGCAATAAGCCAGCTGCTTCGTATTCAATACTATCTGATGAACTGATAAAGGCTGTTGTTGGGGACGGAGCCTCTGGGCAGGTATCGGTAGCCAATGCAAAAGGGGCAAGACCGTTGGCAGGATTTGAATATATACCCCCTGCCCCCCCAATCGAGAATGCAAACATGGCATTGAATAAACCTGCAACTTCCTCAGGCGGTGGAAATGCTGAGAAACTGGCCAATGATGGCGAGCTATCTACCCGTTGGTTCAGTGCAGTAGCAGACAACCAATGGTGGAAGGTCGATATGGGTTCAATTCGTTCAATTAGCAGGGTAGACATTAAATGGGAGGGTGCGTTTGCGGTGGATTATT is drawn from Flavihumibacter rivuli and contains these coding sequences:
- a CDS encoding glycosyltransferase, giving the protein MVAPLDWGLGHATRCIPIIRFLTSEIKCQVILAANGPQRALLAESFPGLKILEIPDYKVSYSKKRTATILKLSASVPSILRAIRREHAWLRTVVTSHGIDVVISDNRYGLFHPGIPCHFITHQLLVKTPLGPWADRLLQKQLYRFINRFSSCWVPDDPVYPGLAGELSHPAKLPSVPIHYLGPLSRIQPGSFVHPPKPSIDLLVLLSGPEPQRSLLEDQVLKELKKLPGLKVVLVRGLPGTSQIPPTGPDIQVFNHLATPALIGEIANARSIVSRSGYSTIMDLLPLGKDCIMVPTPGQTEQEYLAKLHSSTGRIRSFHQDQLDLVSLFGS
- a CDS encoding pyridoxal phosphate-dependent aminotransferase, with protein sequence MKLSYLSETLIGSEIVKLGGEIREKIRQGEKIYNFTVGDFDPKVFPIPKELENEIVEAYRQHFTNYPSAEGNPDLREALAAFIKEWEGLDYSPAEYLVAAGGRPLIYALFRAIVDQGDKVVYAVPSWNNNHYTHFVGAEHVVVEAGPEANFMPTAAELAPLLKGATLLALCSPQNPTGTVFSKEELEKICDLVLAENARRGEGEKKLYVMYDQMYWHLTYGDIQHYNPVSLRPEMRQYTVFIDAISKVFAATGVRVGWSFGPATIINKMKAILTHVGAWAPMAEQKATARFLHNKPAISNYLSQFKTAVEDRLRGIYNGLMTLKAEGLNVDAIAPQAAIYLTIKIDLVGKHTADGKLLATQADVSDYLLNEAKLAVVPFYAFGAAKNSPWYRLSVGTCKQEDIDGMLQLLKAALVKLK
- a CDS encoding galactose-binding domain-containing protein: MRKVLLLALLPLIWLAACQKEKGASPYDPGTPVSVSLIPKVKSFSPSTGKTGDTILINGFNFKEASKVMFGNKPAASYSILSDELIKAVVGDGASGQVSVANAKGARPLAGFEYIPPAPPIENANMALNKPATSSGGGNAEKLANDGELSTRWFSAVADNQWWKVDMGSIRSISRVDIKWEGAFAVDYSIQVSTDDIAYTTVYSTTSGSGGDVSHRFNPKDARYVKLVLNKRGTIYSFSFWEVEVYK
- a CDS encoding ROK family transcriptional regulator; the protein is MVGANTLLTLFSDDTITGVAHKNKALKRQIMQLLDRKGHSTITDLAQEFTISVPKMTSLISELIDSGIVQDYGKTETLGGRKPYLYGLNAKAAYFLGVDVKKDYINIGLMNFNKELVSVRERIPYNLENSQEALQNLIAIIRKFIDDFPQYKNDLLALGVNLSGRINHTNGFSFSYFHFQEEPLTVVLEKQLGIRTFLENDARANTYGEIMNMSTERDKNILYIFLDHGIGMGMYINGNLYYGKSGYSGELGHIPIFDNERICHCGKKGCLETEASGSALQKAFKEKLLSGSTSLILDKVKTIESIRLRHIIEAANNDDVLSIELIGHIGEKIGRAIAIVINIFNPDLVILGGTLAETGEILRLPVKSALSKYSLSLVNSDSQLKTSVLGEKAGYIGACLIARNKLIQMV
- a CDS encoding ROK family transcriptional regulator; protein product: MSAHSTILEVFTEDNATGVALKNKALKRAIINYLDQHGETTITELTQELNISIPKTTSLINELMVEELIRDYGKIDSTGGRRASLYGLAPEAAYFIGVDIKRYYINIGLLDFKKNLVSVNKQIPYQLENTEESYQELLRIIRNFINTMPVAKEKVLALGINIAGRINTATGFNFNFFHFHEESLSTTLEKELGIRTYLENDARSAAFGEMSNGVVTTEKNVLYVYLDYGIGMGIFIDGKLYYGKSGYSGEFGHIPIFYNEIICHCGKKGCLETEASGQALVKLFREKIEQGSSSVLLKKLKGMDELRLRDIVDAAQKEDVLSIELIAAIGEKIGKALAILINIFNPEMVILGGTMAETGDYIRLPIRSALNKYSLSLVNSDSTLALSVLGEDAGVIGGCLIARSKLLRTI
- the trxA gene encoding thioredoxin, with protein sequence MATIKMTTADFKEKVFNYDTEKEWKYAGQLPAIIDFYADWCGPCKMVAPILEELSEEYAGKLLIYKVDTEEEMELSAAFGIQSIPTLLFIPVEGQPMMQPGAFPKNIFKKVIEEHLLAKVG
- a CDS encoding DMT family transporter; this translates as MERDLKPHLAVLAANVFFGINFSAVQHITRGFIQPFGLNMIRVGICVILFWLLLLFYPSKAGIRKEHFPRFFLCSLTGVVINQLLFIKGLSMTLSIHAALLILVTPIFITFVAAWLDKESLTIWKILGLSLGIGGAALLVAGKESKGGGNNILVGNILIIINAISYAFYFALVKPLMKAYRPTHVIRWVFTLGLPFMVFFGWEEFKAVQWSGFQEKEWAALALIVLGATFFAYLFNIYGISKLGAGITGSYIYTQPIFATIIAVFFLGEHLTWPKVLAALLIVSGVWLVGKKTGNQRV